In Silene latifolia isolate original U9 population chromosome X, ASM4854445v1, whole genome shotgun sequence, the following proteins share a genomic window:
- the LOC141618385 gene encoding UDP-glycosyltransferase 88B1-like, whose amino-acid sequence METIVIYPAPGFSHLISVVELAKLLLHHSHNSETSITFLLPSFPSINTTLFTSFIASVTSDFPSISFNTLPHIPLSKPTSEYPNPEAILFENLRSNNTNILNALTSIALTSSISSFIVDFFCYSSLDVSRSLNIPSYFFFTSGAYALSFFINFPEFDKVEKDSFRNVDTVFEIPGLLEVPSSHMLEPMLDRGVSYDDFIRVGEAMVKADGIIINTFDALEVKAVEGLRQGTCLPGAPIPPIYCIGPLIVTKVEDKADACLNWLDSQPSQSVVYLNFGSYGRFSKDQLMEIALGLERSMVRFLWVVREPNPPSLDSVKQFTPSHELDLDPLLPEGFLDRTKERGIVVKSWAPQIEVLRHESVGGFVTHCGWNSILEAVSFGVPMVAWPLYAEQRFNKIVLVEALKIALPMDESSDRFVRSDEVERRIKQLMGSEKGNAMRKCVLELKDRAKDALNEDGSSTVSLAKLVESWKRA is encoded by the coding sequence ATGGAAACAATAGTAATCTACCCTGCACCAGGTTTCAGCCATTTGATCTCAGTTGTAGAACTTGCCAAACTACTCTTACACCATTCTCATAACTCCGAAACCTCCATTactttcctccttccttcattCCCTTCAATCAACACCACCCTTTTCACCTCCTTTATTGCCTCGGTTACCTCCGATTTCCCCTCCATTTCCTTCAATACACTCCCTCACATACCCCTCTCCAAACCCACTTCCGAGTATCCAAACCCTGAAGCGATCCTCTTCGAAAACCTTCGTAGCAACAACACCAACATCCTCAATGCTCTAACCTCCATTGCCCTGACTTCTTCTATTTCTTCTTTCATCGTTGACTTTTTTTGTTACTCGTCTCTTGATGTATCTCGTTCGCTTAACATTCCGTCTTACTTTTTCTTTACTTCTGGTGCTTATGCGCTTTCTTTTTTCATCAATTTTCCTGAATTCGACAAAGTCGAAAAAGATTCCTTTAGGAATGTTGATACTGTGTTCGAGATTCCGGGTTTGCTGGAGGTTCCGTCGAGTCATATGCTTGAGCCAATGCTTGATCGTGGGGTGAGTTATGATGATTTTATACGAGTTGGCGAGGCTATGGTTAAAGCCGACGGTATTATCATCAACACTTTTGATGCACTTGAGGTCAAAGCTGTTGAAGGTTTGAGGCAGGGAACTTGTCTTCCTGGAGCTCCGATTCCTCCTATATATTGTATCGGGCCCTTGATTGTTACCAAAGTCGAGGATAAGGCTGACGCGTGTTTGAATTGGCTCGACTCGCAACCTAGTCAAAGTGTGGTGTACTTGAATTTTGGGTCATACGGGCGGTTTTCTAAGGATCAACTGATGGAAATCGCTCTCGGGTTGGAGCGGAGTATGGTGAGGTTTTTGTGGGTTGTTCGAGAACCAAACCCGCCAAGTTTGGATTCTGTTAAACAATTTACACCCTCGCATGAACTAGATTTGGACCCGTTACTTCCGGAAGGGTTTTTGGATAGGACTAAAGAAAGGGGTATAGTGGTTAAGTCATGGGCACCACAGATTGAGGTGCTACGACATGAGTCTGTGGGTGgatttgtgactcattgtggatGGAACTCGATTCTTGAGGCTGTCTCATTTGGGGTGCCTATGGTGGCATGGCCGCTCTATGCTGAACAAAGATTTAACAAGATTGTGCTTGTGGAAGCGTTAAAGATCGCGTTACCTATGGACGAGTCTAGTGATAGATTTGTTAGGTCAGACGAGGTGGAGAGGCGAATCAAACAACTGATGGGCTCGGAAAAAGGGAATGCAATGAGGAAATGTGTGTTGGAATTGAAAGACAGGGCTAAGGATGCACTTAACGAAGATGGGTCGTCTACCGTGTCATTGGCTAAGTTGGTCGAGTCTTGGAAACGAGCGTGA